From the genome of Nocardia mangyaensis:
CGTCGGCTTGCGGCCGAGGAATCCTGGGATCGCGGCGTCACCGTGGTAGGAGATCGGCGTGCCGGACGGCGCCGGTGCCGGTTCGGCCGGAGCCTGTTCCACCGGTGCCGCGGCGGGCGCCGGTGCCGGCTCGCCGCCGAGCAGACCGGGCAGGCCCGGAATCTGGAACGACGGAACGAGACCCTCGAGCGGCGTGCCGGCGAACGGGACCACCTCGGTGCCGTTGGCGGTCTGCATCGGCAGCACCGGCGTGGTGAGGCCGGGGATGTCGGGCATGCCGGGAATCGAGATCATCGGCGGCAGCCCGGCAGCCGAGTCGAGCCTGCGCGGGCGCAGGTTCTCCGGCAGCGGCGGCAGCGAGGCCTCGGCCGGTGCGGTGAAGCAGCTCGGGCCGACCAGGTCGCCGTAGCGCGGGCAGTCCGCGACGGTGTAGGGCTTGTACGGCGTGAAGGTCAGACCGGCATTCCACACCATCTGCTTGCCGTTCGGGCCGCCGTGGAAAGTCGTGTTCAGCGCCGCCAGCGACGGACCGAAGACCTCGAAGACCCGGGTGATCGAGGCCGGATCGGCGGCCAGTGAACCCAGCGTGGCGTTCATGCCGACGGTGACTTCCTTACCCACATCGGGGTTGGTCGCGAACAGGTCGTTCACCTGGTCGGTGGTGACGCTGGCACCGGCGAGCAGCGCGATCAGCTGATCCCGCTTGGTCGCGATGGTGTTGGCGGTCTGCACCGAGGAACCGAGCACATTCATCAGTTCCGGCGCCGACTGGTTGAGCGCGCGCGCCGAGGCCGAGAAGTTGTCGAGCATGCCGCCCAGGTTCGGGCCCGCGTCGGCGACGGTGGTCAGCCAGTGATCGAGGCGCACGATGGTGGAGCCGGGCACCCGGCCGCTGCCGTCGAGCGCCTGGGTGAGCGTGCCGAGCACGCGGCCCAGCTGCACCGGGTCGATCTCGTCGAGGATGTCGCGCACCGTGGTGAGGGTGTCCTGCAGCGCGATCGTGCCCTCGCTGCGGTCCTCCGGGATCTGCGAGCCCTCCTTCAGGTACTGGTCGGACGGGCCGTTGAAGACCAGCTCGACCGAGGTCACCGCGAACAGGTTGCTCGGGACGACGCGGGCGGTGACATTGCTGGGAACACCCTTGGCGAACTCCGGCTTCAGCTCGATGTTCACCTTCTGCCCGGCGCCCTGGTCGACGATGTCGACGTCCTTGACGACGCCGACGAGCACGCCGCGGAACTTCACATCGGCTTTGGACGGCAGGCCGTCACCGGTGGTCGACAGGTTGGCGGCCACGTTCACCTTCGGCACGAAGTAGCCCTGGTACCTGGCCATCAGGAAGCCGAGGATCACCGCGAACACCACCAGGCCACACGCGCCGGCGATGTAGAGCTGTTTCATCGTGGGGCCACGCCCACTCGGATCGATGATCATCGCGCCCCTACCCCGAGATCCTGATGCCGGGGTCGACGCCCCAGATCGCCAAAGTCATGAACAGGTCGGCGAACACGACCAGGATGATGCACATCTTGATCGCCCGACCGGCCGCGACGCCGACGCCTTCGGGACCACCCGAGGCGAAGAAGCCGTAGTAGCACTGGATGAAGGTGGTGATCATGACGAACACGATCGCCTTGAGCAGCGAGTACAGCACGTCGGTCGGTACCAGGAATTGGTAGAAGTAGTGCGAGTACGTGCCCGCCGCGGTGCCGCCGATCAACTGCACGGTGACCGCGCAGGACAGGTAGGCCATCGCCAGACCGAGGCAGTACAGCGGCACGATCGCCATGACCGCGGCCGCCATGCGCGTGCTGACCAGGTAGGGCAGCGGGCGGATGGCCACCGATTCGAGCGCGTCGATCTCCTCGGAGATGCGCATCGCGCCGAGCTGGGCGGTGAATCGACAGCCCGCCTGGGCCGCGAAGGCCAGTGCCGCCAGGAGCGGACCGAGTTCGCGGGTGGTGGCGAAGGCCGAGATGGCGCCGGTGATCGGGCTCAGGCCGAGCAGGTTCAGCGAGGTGTAGCCCTGGATGGCCACCGTCATACCGCCGAAGGCGCTGATGATCAGAATGACGCCGATGGTGCCGCCACCGACGACGATGTTGCCGTTGCCCCAGGTGACGTCGGAGAGCAGCCGCCAGACTTCCTTCGGATACTGCTTGAACGCCAGCGGAATCGAGCCAACCGAACGCAGGAAGAAGAAGACCTGGTGACCGAGGCGAGCGAGTAGGTCGACGGGCGCCTGGCCGGCCGCCTTGAGCTGGCGCAGCGGCCGCAGCAGCGGAGGTACATAGGTTGATGACAAGGCTCAGACCACCTGTGGGGGGAAGACGGCGGCGTAGATCTGGGTGATCGCCACGTTGACGCCGAGCAGCATGACCATGGAACTGACGACTGCCGAGTTCACCGCGTTGGCGACACCGCCCGGTCCACCGCGAGCGTTGAGCCCACAGTCGCAGGCGATGATGCCGGCGATCAGGCCGAAGATCACCGATTTGAGCAGCGCCACCGCGAGATCGAGGGTGACCGCGAAGGAGGCGAAGGTGCTCATGTAGGAGCCGGGGGTACCCGCCTGGGCGAAGATGTTGAACATGTAGCCGGTGATGAAACCGACGAAGAC
Proteins encoded in this window:
- a CDS encoding MlaD family protein, whose protein sequence is MIIDPSGRGPTMKQLYIAGACGLVVFAVILGFLMARYQGYFVPKVNVAANLSTTGDGLPSKADVKFRGVLVGVVKDVDIVDQGAGQKVNIELKPEFAKGVPSNVTARVVPSNLFAVTSVELVFNGPSDQYLKEGSQIPEDRSEGTIALQDTLTTVRDILDEIDPVQLGRVLGTLTQALDGSGRVPGSTIVRLDHWLTTVADAGPNLGGMLDNFSASARALNQSAPELMNVLGSSVQTANTIATKRDQLIALLAGASVTTDQVNDLFATNPDVGKEVTVGMNATLGSLAADPASITRVFEVFGPSLAALNTTFHGGPNGKQMVWNAGLTFTPYKPYTVADCPRYGDLVGPSCFTAPAEASLPPLPENLRPRRLDSAAGLPPMISIPGMPDIPGLTTPVLPMQTANGTEVVPFAGTPLEGLVPSFQIPGLPGLLGGEPAPAPAAAPVEQAPAEPAPAPSGTPISYHGDAAIPGFLGRKPTTSEYLLLGPIMKGGTLQVSENGGGA
- a CDS encoding MlaE family ABC transporter permease, which translates into the protein MSSTYVPPLLRPLRQLKAAGQAPVDLLARLGHQVFFFLRSVGSIPLAFKQYPKEVWRLLSDVTWGNGNIVVGGGTIGVILIISAFGGMTVAIQGYTSLNLLGLSPITGAISAFATTRELGPLLAALAFAAQAGCRFTAQLGAMRISEEIDALESVAIRPLPYLVSTRMAAAVMAIVPLYCLGLAMAYLSCAVTVQLIGGTAAGTYSHYFYQFLVPTDVLYSLLKAIVFVMITTFIQCYYGFFASGGPEGVGVAAGRAIKMCIILVVFADLFMTLAIWGVDPGIRISG